The following proteins come from a genomic window of Alicyclobacillus dauci:
- a CDS encoding zinc-binding dehydrogenase, giving the protein MATMKAVQIVGRGGPFELVEVDIPEPGAEQVRIRVEACGVCHGEVMALEGHAPNMQYPRIPGHEVIGVIDKLGSDVSGWSVGDRVGVGWAGGHGQVTGLTYDGGYAEYMVAYTDGLARVPEEVSAEEVAPLMCAGNTTFSALRNSQARPGDIVVIGGIGGLGHLAVQYAKKAGYHVVAVSRGKDKEPLAKQLGAHIYIDAEAEDPAKVLQSMGGAKVVLATAPNAKSISQLFNGLAPGGELIVVAGSGDQLDLTPAQFLNGRRTFKGWTAGPAKESEETIAFSVLTDVHPMVEVFPLEQATEAFEHMMSSKVRFRAVLTMNK; this is encoded by the coding sequence ATGGCAACAATGAAGGCTGTGCAGATTGTCGGACGCGGTGGGCCGTTTGAACTAGTGGAAGTGGACATTCCCGAACCAGGTGCCGAGCAGGTTCGGATTCGTGTTGAGGCTTGCGGCGTATGTCACGGCGAGGTCATGGCACTTGAGGGACATGCCCCGAACATGCAGTACCCGCGGATTCCTGGGCATGAAGTGATCGGCGTGATCGACAAGTTGGGATCGGACGTGTCGGGATGGAGCGTTGGGGATAGAGTGGGCGTTGGCTGGGCCGGCGGACACGGTCAAGTTACGGGCCTTACATATGATGGCGGTTATGCTGAGTATATGGTTGCTTACACGGACGGCTTGGCTCGTGTGCCAGAAGAAGTGTCGGCAGAAGAAGTCGCACCTTTGATGTGCGCGGGCAACACGACGTTTTCTGCGCTCCGCAACAGTCAGGCGCGTCCTGGGGACATTGTGGTCATCGGCGGGATTGGCGGCCTTGGCCACTTGGCGGTTCAGTATGCCAAGAAGGCCGGTTATCACGTTGTCGCTGTCTCTCGTGGGAAAGACAAAGAGCCGCTCGCGAAACAACTAGGGGCACACATCTACATCGACGCCGAGGCAGAGGATCCTGCGAAAGTCCTGCAATCCATGGGCGGAGCCAAGGTGGTCCTGGCAACAGCACCGAATGCCAAGTCCATCTCGCAGTTGTTCAACGGCCTGGCTCCTGGCGGGGAACTCATCGTCGTGGCAGGCTCTGGCGATCAGCTCGATCTCACACCCGCTCAGTTCCTAAACGGTCGCCGAACGTTCAAGGGATGGACGGCCGGACCGGCGAAGGAGTCAGAGGAGACCATCGCGTTTAGCGTATTGACGGACGTTCACCCGATGGTTGAGGTGTTCCCTCTGGAGCAAGCGACGGAGGCGTTTGAGCACATGATGTCTTCGAAAGTTCGTTTCCGCGCCGTCTTGACGATGAATAAGTAA
- a CDS encoding NCS1 family nucleobase:cation symporter-1, whose translation MSVEFRREPDPGLYNPDLAPIPQEKRNWTWLNYSTIWMGMVHNIVSYELAGSLIGLGMSAWQALAVVVVANVVLIAAIWLNSVCGTKYGLPFPVLIRAAFGYKGAHVPVLIRAFVAIFWFSVQAYAGSKAVGAVIGLVIPGWVSLGNVHLLGAGLNDLISFAIFWVIHAFVIMHGMERIKYFEMWAGPLVIVLGLGLVVWAIHAAHGLGPIFSIPATLPRDHFWGTFFLSVSGMIGVLATLVLNIPDLTRFARSQRDQVIGQAVGLPIMMTFFALMSVVITSGTVIAFGKPIADPVQLLLHFKNPIVIFLGAFSLLIATVSVNVVANVVSPAYDLTNLLPKKLNFVKSGIISIVIGVLFAPWAWFNNSDSILTVIGAIGGTLGPVAGIMIADFYLIRRRNYDVEGLFITEGEYAFRSGWNPRAFIAMVLGVVVALIGLFVPSLHGLYAYNWFLGVGVGAIAYMALMYSARTPVHSFAVVPTRNLE comes from the coding sequence ATGAGCGTTGAATTTCGTCGTGAGCCAGATCCGGGATTATATAATCCCGATCTGGCACCCATTCCCCAAGAAAAACGCAACTGGACTTGGCTCAATTATTCGACCATTTGGATGGGAATGGTTCATAATATCGTGTCGTATGAACTCGCAGGCAGTTTAATCGGTTTGGGCATGAGTGCATGGCAGGCATTGGCCGTCGTCGTCGTGGCCAACGTGGTCCTCATTGCGGCGATCTGGCTCAACAGTGTCTGCGGAACAAAGTACGGACTACCGTTCCCAGTCCTCATTCGGGCGGCTTTCGGATACAAAGGCGCGCACGTACCCGTTTTAATTCGTGCATTTGTCGCAATTTTCTGGTTTTCCGTTCAGGCATATGCCGGCAGTAAGGCCGTCGGTGCGGTGATCGGTCTTGTCATTCCTGGATGGGTCTCGCTCGGCAACGTACATTTACTAGGCGCAGGGCTGAACGATCTGATTTCCTTTGCGATTTTCTGGGTCATCCATGCGTTTGTCATCATGCACGGTATGGAGCGTATCAAATATTTCGAGATGTGGGCAGGGCCGTTGGTCATCGTCTTGGGGCTCGGTCTTGTTGTCTGGGCCATCCATGCAGCACACGGACTGGGACCGATTTTCTCCATTCCCGCGACGTTGCCGCGAGATCACTTTTGGGGGACTTTCTTTCTCTCAGTAAGTGGGATGATTGGCGTTTTGGCAACATTGGTTTTAAACATCCCTGACTTAACAAGATTTGCTCGATCACAACGCGACCAAGTCATTGGTCAAGCCGTTGGGCTACCCATCATGATGACGTTCTTTGCTTTAATGAGCGTTGTCATCACGTCGGGGACGGTCATAGCGTTCGGCAAACCAATCGCCGACCCAGTTCAACTACTACTTCACTTCAAGAATCCGATTGTCATTTTCCTTGGAGCTTTCTCGCTTCTTATTGCCACAGTATCCGTGAACGTCGTGGCCAATGTCGTCTCGCCTGCCTATGACCTGACGAACCTCCTTCCCAAGAAGCTCAACTTTGTCAAATCGGGCATTATCTCCATTGTCATAGGTGTTCTGTTTGCTCCCTGGGCTTGGTTTAACAATTCGGATTCCATCCTCACTGTCATTGGTGCTATCGGGGGAACGCTCGGTCCAGTGGCGGGGATTATGATCGCCGACTTCTATCTCATTCGCAGACGGAACTATGACGTGGAGGGCCTATTTATCACAGAGGGTGAATATGCGTTTCGGAGCGGCTGGAATCCTCGGGCGTTTATTGCCATGGTCCTCGGCGTTGTTGTCGCGCTGATCGGGTTATTCGTCCCGAGTCTCCACGGCCTGTACGCCTACAACTGGTTCCTCGGTGTCGGTGTGGGGGCCATCGCGTACATGGCCCTGATGTACTCAGCTCGAACACCTGTTCATTCCTTCGCGGTCGTTCCGACGAGGAACTTGGAGTAG
- a CDS encoding M20 family metallo-hydrolase, producing the protein MITASRIKERIELLGSIGESNGNGVTRLALSKEDKEAQALVRSWMEQAGMEVRLDAAGNLVGRKAGLDPDAKPVVIGSHIDSVVNGGKYDGTIGVIGGIEVVQHLLEENIEAIHPIEVMVFCEEEGSRFQSGLFGSRAVIGALAPGDLDLRDKHGISRREALMAFDLNPEEIPDTVTRNRGDVEVYLEMHIEQGPVLDTRGLPVGIVTAIAGPTWTEIEVEGKAGHAGTIPMGMRNDALLGASEIAIAVEEICMEYVGAPIVGTVGRMDVLPGGSNIVPGRVKMSVDLRDVDRARRSEALEKLRVRAQQIAARRGLRVQLSERMTVDPVFCNDEVVNVMVEESEKMNLVCPQMISGAGHDAQLMASIADIGMIFVRCKDGISHNPLEFAEPHDIALGTELLSRVALRYAMKQVTQPSI; encoded by the coding sequence ATGATCACAGCTTCACGTATCAAGGAACGGATCGAACTGCTAGGGAGCATTGGCGAGTCAAACGGCAACGGTGTTACGCGTTTGGCGCTATCCAAAGAAGATAAAGAGGCCCAGGCGCTCGTGCGGTCCTGGATGGAGCAAGCGGGAATGGAGGTACGTCTAGATGCCGCCGGCAATCTAGTTGGTCGCAAGGCCGGTCTCGATCCCGACGCCAAACCGGTGGTTATCGGTTCTCATATCGATTCGGTTGTCAATGGTGGAAAATATGACGGAACCATTGGTGTCATAGGCGGGATCGAAGTGGTGCAGCACCTTTTAGAAGAAAACATTGAAGCGATTCACCCCATAGAAGTCATGGTGTTCTGTGAAGAGGAGGGCTCGCGTTTCCAAAGTGGTCTGTTTGGCAGCCGAGCCGTGATTGGCGCGCTAGCCCCGGGCGATTTGGACCTCCGAGACAAACATGGGATATCGCGCCGAGAAGCGCTCATGGCGTTCGATCTCAATCCTGAAGAAATTCCCGATACGGTCACACGCAATCGAGGCGATGTGGAAGTGTATCTGGAGATGCACATCGAGCAAGGACCCGTGCTGGACACCAGAGGTCTGCCAGTGGGTATCGTCACAGCGATTGCCGGACCGACCTGGACGGAAATTGAAGTCGAAGGGAAAGCCGGGCATGCAGGTACAATTCCCATGGGGATGCGCAACGATGCTCTGCTGGGTGCGAGCGAGATCGCCATCGCTGTGGAAGAGATCTGCATGGAATACGTCGGTGCGCCCATCGTAGGAACCGTTGGGCGCATGGATGTGTTGCCAGGCGGCTCGAATATCGTTCCAGGGCGAGTGAAGATGTCAGTCGACCTGCGCGATGTAGACCGCGCGAGACGCAGCGAAGCGCTGGAGAAGTTACGCGTTCGTGCGCAACAAATTGCGGCGCGTCGTGGCCTTCGCGTTCAGTTATCCGAACGAATGACAGTGGATCCGGTCTTTTGCAACGACGAAGTGGTCAACGTCATGGTCGAGGAAAGCGAGAAAATGAACCTGGTGTGTCCACAGATGATCAGCGGTGCGGGGCATGACGCACAACTGATGGCCTCGATTGCGGACATCGGGATGATATTTGTTCGCTGCAAGGATGGGATCAGCCACAACCCACTTGAATTTGCCGAACCCCACGATATTGCGCTGGGCACGGAACTGTTGTCGCGTGTAGCCTTACGCTACGCGATGAAGCAAGTGACACAGCCGTCCATTTGA